A stretch of the Salmo salar chromosome ssa20, Ssal_v3.1, whole genome shotgun sequence genome encodes the following:
- the slc20a1a gene encoding sodium-dependent phosphate transporter 1-A, with the protein MESTTIASLAAATTLATAAYSSDMSGYLWLLILGFVIAFILAFSVGANDVANSFGTAVGSGVVTLRQACILATIFETVGSMLLGAKVSETIRKGIIDVNMYNGSEHVLMAGSISAMFGSAVWQLTASFLKLPISGTHCIVGATLGFSMVAKGHHGVKWMELLRIVASWFLSPLLSGIMSAILFYFVRKFILNKEDPVPNGLRALPVFYAITMAINLFSIMFTGAPLLGFNKMPWWVTLLISLGCALVTGLVVWFFVCPRLKKKIRRKVASSPCMTPLMEKTPSKPALQEHPSTIQPCDSVPQTPPAYEKRAAFKIGGSEEADLDSNMDTKDLDASSGINGMGPMTITDPHSGQAHTVHKDSGLYKDLLHKLHLAKVGDCIGDDDGRPIRRNNSYTSYTLAIYGIHGDPRYKEGELADQRRRSRLDSYNSYCSAVADGGTVAKEEAGAVGLTLEAGQDILQEEDELEVDRPEVTHLFRFLQILTACFGSFAHGGNDVSNAIGPLVALWLVFESGSVVSNAPTPIWLLLYGGVGITAGLWVWGRRVIQTMGKDLTPITPSSGFSIELSSALTVVVASNIGLPVSTTHCKVGSVVAVGWLRSRKAVDWRLFRNIFIAWFVTVPISGLISAAIMALFTYVIL; encoded by the exons ATGGAGTCTACCACTATAGCATCTCTTGCAGCAGCCACCACTTTAGCTACCGCGGCCTATTCAAGCGATATGTCAGGCTACCTGTGGCTACTGATTCTGGGCTTTGTCATTGCCTTCATCCTGGCCTTCTCTGTGGGGGCCAATGATGTGGCCAACTCATTTGGCACGGCGGTGGGCTCTGGCGTGGTCACCTTACGGCAGGCCTGCATCCTGGCCACTATCTTTGAGACCGTGGGCTCCATGCTGCTGGGGGCCAAAGTCAGCGAGACCATCCGCAAGGGCATCATCGACGTGAACATGTACAATGGCTCCGAACACGTGCTGATGGCAGGCTCCATCAGTGCCATGTTTG GTTCTGCTGTGTGGCAACTGACCGCTTCATTTTTGAAGCTCCCTATATCTGGAACCCACTGTATTGTGGGTGCGACACTTGGTTTCTCCATGGTAGCCAAAGGTCATCACGGGGTCAAATGGATGGAGCTACTACGCATTG TGGCATCTTGGTTCCTCTCACCTCTGCTGTCAGGCATCATGTCAGCAATTCTCTTCTATTTTGTTCGTAAATTCATCCTGAATAAG GAGGACCCTGTTCCCAACGGCCTGAGAGCTCTCCCTGTCTTCTATGCTATCACCATGGCCATCAACCTGTTCTCCATCATGTTCACTGGAGCCCCCT TGCTGGGGTTCAACAAAATGCCATGGTGGGTAACACTGCTCATATCGCTAGGCTGCGCCCTCGTCACAGGCCTGGTCGTGTGGTTCTTCGTCTGTCCACGGCTCAAGAAGAAGATCAGGC GTAAAGTGGCCTCCAGTCCCTGTATGACTCCACTGATGGAGAAGACTCCTTCCAAACCTGCCCTACAGGAGCATCCCTCCACAATTCAACCTTGTGACTCTGTTCCCCAGACACCGCCAGCCTATGAGAAAAGGGCGGCCTTTAAGATTGGAGGTTCGGAGGAGGCTGATCTGGACAGCAACATGGACACCAAAGACTTAGACGCTAGCAGCG GTATTAATGGCATGGGCCCCATGACCATCACGGACCCACACAGTGGTCAGGCTCACACTGTACACAAGGACTCAGGGCTCTACAAAGACCTGCTGCACAAGCTTCACCTAGCCAAGGTGGGTGACTGCATTGGTGACGACGATGGACGGCCCATACGGCGGAACAACAGCTACACCTCCTACACCCTGGCCATCTATGGCATCCATGGGGACCCCAGATACAAGGAGGGAGAGCTAGCAGATCAGCGGAGGAGATCGCGGCTGGACAGCTACAACAGCTACTGCTCGGCAGTAGCAGATGGTGGCACAGTGGCTAAGGAGGAGGCAGGGGCTGTGGGGCTGACACTGGAGGCTGGCCAGGACATACTCcaagaggaggatgagctggaggTGGACCGGCCAGAGGTCACACATCTCTTCCGGTTCCTCCAGATCCTCACTGCTTGTTTCGGCTCTTTCGCCCATGGAGGAAATGATGTCAG TAATGCGATTGGTCCTCTGGTGGCCCTGTGGCTGGTGTTTGAGAGTGGCTCTGTGGTGTCCAATGCCCCCACACCCATCTGGCTGCTgttgtatggaggagtgggcatCACTGCTGGGCTCTGGGTGTGGGGACGCAGAGTGATCCAGACCATGGGCAAGGACCTCACCCCAATCACCCCCTCCAG TGGATTTAGCATTGAACTGTCCTCAGCGCTCACAGTGGTAGTGGCCTCCAATATTGGTCTCCCTGTCAGCACAACTCACTGCAAG GTGGGCTCTGTGGTTGCTGTTGGATGGCTGCGCTCCAGGAAGGCTGTTGACTGGCGTCTGTTCAGGAACATCTTCATCGCCTGGTTTGTAACCGTCCCCATCTCTGGGCTCATCAGTGCTGCCATCATGGCTCTCTTCACCTATGTTATCCTGTGA